A single genomic interval of Osmerus eperlanus chromosome 14, fOsmEpe2.1, whole genome shotgun sequence harbors:
- the nrarpa gene encoding notch-regulated ankyrin repeat-containing protein A: MSQADVSTCSAPQRVFQEAVKKGNTKELHSLLQNMTNCEFNVNSFGPEGQTALHQSVIDGNLELVKLLVKFGADIRLANREGWSALHIAAFGGHQDIVLYLITKAKYSSGAR; encoded by the coding sequence ATGAGCCAAGCGGATGTATCGACTTGCTCCGCGCCGCAGCGGGTTTTCCAGGAGGCAGTGAAAAAAGGCAACACTAAGGAACTTCACTCGTTGCTCCAGAACATGACAAACTGCGAATTCAATGTCAACTCCTTCGGGCCCGAGGGACAGACGGCGCTGCATCAGTCGGTCATTGATGGAAATCTCGAGCTCGTTAAACTTCTGGTGAAGTTTGGAGCCGATATTCGGTTGGCGAACAGGGAAGGCTGGAGTGCCTTACATATTGCCGCTTTTGGAGGACACCAAGACATAGTCCTATACCTCATCACTAAAGCAAAGTACTCATCTGGCGCGCGGTGA